In Vibrio syngnathi, the following proteins share a genomic window:
- a CDS encoding MotA/TolQ/ExbB proton channel family protein, whose amino-acid sequence MDILSGSLLPASWLTSNWLLSLSNFMEQGGFVLWWLAAVVLVFWVLVVERVLYLAFYFPKQRQAWINQWHEREEHSSWYAKAIREGWLGQASILLNQNLNFIKLLVAICPMLGLLGTVTGMISVFDVMATQGSSDPKLMASGISLATLPTMAGMVAALAGMFVHARLAKVCNRLELKLEKSLRSQR is encoded by the coding sequence ATGGATATTTTGTCGGGTTCTCTATTACCAGCGAGTTGGTTAACGAGTAACTGGCTGCTGTCTTTATCAAACTTTATGGAGCAGGGCGGTTTCGTCCTGTGGTGGCTAGCCGCTGTCGTCCTCGTTTTTTGGGTACTTGTGGTAGAACGCGTGCTTTATCTCGCGTTCTACTTTCCAAAGCAGCGTCAAGCTTGGATTAATCAGTGGCATGAAAGAGAAGAACACTCTTCTTGGTATGCTAAAGCCATTCGTGAAGGTTGGTTAGGGCAAGCGAGCATCTTACTTAACCAAAACTTGAACTTTATTAAGCTGTTAGTCGCTATTTGTCCGATGTTGGGTTTGCTCGGTACCGTAACCGGTATGATCTCCGTTTTTGATGTCATGGCGACTCAAGGAAGCAGTGACCCTAAATTGATGGCTTCAGGTATCTCGTTGGCAACACTGCCAACCATGGCGGGTATGGTTGCTGCGTTAGCGGGCATGTTTGTTCATGCTCGTTTAGCGAAAGTCTGTAACCGCTTAGAATTGAAATTAGAAAAATCTTTAAGGAGTCAACGATGA
- a CDS encoding ExbD/TolR family protein, with protein sequence MRLGRRHSKNEEAQIDLTSMLDIVFIMLIFFIVTSSFVRESGVEVNRPQASNVVSQKDAGIFVAITSANDIFIDKRVVDVERVQATLEHLLLEQPDASLVIQADEHAYNGTVVKVMDAAKGAGVKNIALAAEKR encoded by the coding sequence ATGAGACTCGGTCGACGTCATTCTAAAAACGAAGAGGCTCAAATAGACCTTACTTCGATGCTTGATATTGTCTTTATCATGCTTATTTTCTTTATTGTGACCAGTTCATTTGTTCGTGAATCAGGGGTTGAAGTCAATCGCCCACAAGCTTCAAACGTAGTGAGCCAAAAGGATGCGGGTATCTTTGTTGCGATTACTTCTGCGAACGACATCTTTATAGATAAACGTGTTGTGGATGTTGAACGTGTTCAAGCGACGTTAGAACACTTATTGCTAGAACAACCTGATGCTTCTTTGGTTATTCAGGCTGACGAGCATGCTTATAACGGTACGGTTGTTAAAGTGATGGACGCTGCCAAAGGTGCGGGTGTTAAAAATATTGCGCTTGCAGCTGAAAAGCGATGA
- a CDS encoding MotA/TolQ/ExbB proton channel family protein, which translates to MNLKPLAALLCITSISFSAFSASDTTAQLVNKAKSESRTQASHNVIREADFKKTEQQLKAIKAQLEAKRSSIQGATDVLTQTFSDNENKLARLEEKLRLETGSLGELFGVVRQNAKDLEHELSDTVTNVDRSAYTETVYQIVDAKSLPSMPQLTGLWLSMMEQIQASSEISKSTVSLVNSEGVTEKAEAYRLGSIGLVAESGYVWWDSKHQDAIVYLKQPSKGPTLASLSTLANGEVSNVVVDPSRGFMLEQLALEPSLADRLQAGGLVGKVILGLLAIGLIIALVRGISLAIARQKIRAQLKKPEQAGDNPLGRILAVYDKEQNQTVEALELRLLEAVVDEQTHLEKGLSMLKLLAALAPMLGLLGTVTGMIETFQVITQFGNGDPKVMAGGISMALVTTVLGLVAAMPLLLAHNILSTQSENIRNILEKQGIGLVAEQAEKTVESKAVVSPVGTAA; encoded by the coding sequence ATGAACTTAAAGCCATTAGCAGCATTGCTTTGCATTACGTCAATTTCATTTTCTGCTTTCTCTGCATCAGATACGACGGCTCAGCTTGTTAACAAAGCAAAATCAGAGAGTCGTACGCAAGCGTCTCATAACGTAATTCGTGAAGCTGATTTTAAAAAGACAGAACAACAACTCAAAGCGATCAAAGCACAGCTTGAAGCTAAACGTAGCTCTATTCAAGGTGCGACCGATGTTCTGACTCAGACATTCAGTGATAACGAAAATAAGCTTGCTCGTTTAGAAGAGAAACTGCGTTTAGAAACAGGTAGCTTAGGTGAATTGTTTGGTGTTGTAAGACAAAATGCAAAAGACCTTGAACATGAGCTATCGGATACAGTGACTAACGTAGATCGCTCAGCGTATACAGAAACTGTTTATCAAATCGTAGATGCAAAATCATTACCGTCAATGCCCCAGTTAACAGGCCTTTGGTTGAGCATGATGGAGCAAATTCAAGCAAGTTCAGAGATAAGTAAGTCGACAGTTTCACTTGTTAATAGTGAAGGGGTTACTGAAAAGGCAGAAGCTTATCGACTGGGCTCTATTGGCTTAGTCGCTGAGTCTGGTTACGTATGGTGGGATTCCAAGCACCAAGATGCGATTGTTTATTTGAAGCAGCCATCAAAAGGTCCAACACTGGCGTCACTTTCTACATTAGCTAATGGCGAAGTGTCTAACGTGGTCGTCGATCCCTCTCGTGGGTTCATGTTAGAACAATTAGCTTTGGAACCAAGCCTAGCTGATCGCCTGCAAGCGGGTGGTCTAGTTGGTAAAGTTATTCTTGGCTTGCTGGCAATTGGCTTAATCATCGCATTGGTTCGTGGTATTTCTTTGGCTATCGCTCGTCAGAAGATTCGCGCTCAACTTAAAAAACCTGAACAAGCGGGAGACAATCCTCTAGGTCGCATTCTTGCGGTTTACGACAAAGAACAAAACCAAACCGTTGAAGCATTAGAACTGCGCCTTTTAGAAGCCGTCGTTGATGAACAAACTCACCTAGAGAAAGGTTTATCGATGCTTAAGTTATTGGCGGCACTAGCACCAATGCTTGGCTTGTTGGGTACTGTAACCGGCATGATCGAAACATTCCAAGTGATCACACAGTTTGGTAATGGTGACCCTAAAGTCATGGCGGGCGGTATTTCGATGGCGCTTGTAACAACAGTACTTGGCCTTGTTGCAGCAATGCCGTTGCTATTGGCACACAACATTTTGAGTACTCAGTCAGAGAACATTCGCAATATTCTTGAAAAGCAGGGTATTGGCCTTGTTGCTGAGCAGGCAGAAAAGACAGTTGAATCAAAAGCTGTTGTTTCACCAGTTGGGACTGCCGCGTAA